From Magnolia sinica isolate HGM2019 chromosome 13, MsV1, whole genome shotgun sequence, one genomic window encodes:
- the LOC131223142 gene encoding pentatricopeptide repeat-containing protein At1g52640, mitochondrial, producing the protein MAARAFFSLSQTRTLHHLLQQPLSSPISKIAENLISTPLRSSIYRLSSQTSTLDHPNPISDDVNEICRVLSDYRSPHHDIESALSPFAPQINTDSVKQVLKRCRNLGVSAHRFFLWARKLPGFSHCRESYHVLVDILGSCKQFPLIWDFLSEMRDGCVEVRPEIFWVIFRAYCQADLPVDAIRAFGKMGEFGLKPSIDDVDRLISFLCRSNHVSHAQEFFQRVKSEFDVGPKTYSILMKGWGDCKNAEEAVKVFDEMLERRCGIDVVAYNMLLSALCRGGKVDEASLRFGQMGSHGLKPNACSYAAFIHAACEANDVHSALRFLDRVRRYELVLNVFTYNRIIKLLCKNQEIDDAYHILDEMTERGADPDVWSYNAILAAHCHLCEVNKALRLLHRMKKVCCLPDRHTYNMVLKMLIEVGRIDRAMEVWDGMGESSFYPSVTTYSVMIHGLCKKRGRIEDACRYFEMMVDEGIPPYHCTCNLLRDCLLQSGLRERVYILADKMQQSTSCSIQELSEAMISSPARPKKRDEVSSGSNEE; encoded by the coding sequence ATGGCCGCTAGAGCGTTTTTCTCACTCTCCCAAACTAGAACTCTCCACCATCTCCTCCAACAGCCCCTTAGCTCTCCCATCTCCAAAATCGCAGAAAATCTCATTTCTACCCCTCTTCGTTCTTCAATTTACAGACTCTCCTCTCAAACCTCCACGCTTGATCATCCCAATCCAATCTCAGATGACGTGAACGAAATCTGTAGAGTCCTGAGCGATTACCGGAGCCCCCACCATGACATCGAATCCGCTCTCTCTCCTTTTGCCCCCCAAATCAACACTGATTCCGTCAAACAGGTGCTGAAACGCTGCCGGAACCTCGGTGTTTCCGCCCACAGGTTCTTCCTGTGGGCCCGGAAATTGCCGGGCTTCTCCCACTGTCGAGAGAGCTACCATGTCCTTGTCGATATCTTGGGCAGCTGCAAGCAATTCCCTTTGATCTGGGACTTTCTTTCTGAGATGAGAGACGGGTGTGTTGAAGTCAGGCCAGAGATTTTCTGGGTGATCTTCCGGGCTTACTGCCAAGCAGATCTGCCGGTGGATGCCATTCGGGCTTTCGGGAAGATGGGAGAGTTTGGCCTCAAACCGAGCATTGACGATGTTGACCGGTTGATTTCGTTTCTATGCCGGAGCAATCATGTGAGCCATGCACAGGAGTTCTTCCAGCGGGTGAAGTCTGAATTTGATGTGGGGCCGAAGACTTACAGCATATTGATGAAAGGATGGGGTGATTGCAAGAATGCGGAGGAAGCAGTGaaggtgttcgatgaaatgctggAACGGAGATGTGGCATTGATGTGGTTGcttataacatgttgctgtcaGCATTATGCCGAGGGGGTAAGGTGGACGAGGCGAGTCTGCGGTTCGGTCAGATGGGTTCTCATGGGCTCAAGCCGAATGCTTGTTCCTATGCTGCTTTTATCCATGCTGCTTGTGAGGCGAATGACGTTCATTCCGCTTTGAGGTTCTTAGATAGGGTGAGAAGGTATGAGTTGGTGCTAAATGTGTTTACTTACAATCGCATCATTAAGCTGTTGTGTAAGAACCAGGAGATCGATGATGCATACCATATTTTGGATGAAATGACCGAAAGAGGGGCAGACCCTGATGTATGGAGCTACAATGCGATTCTAGCTGCTCATTGCCATCTTTGTGAGGTCAATAAGGCGCTTAGGCTTCTTCATAGGATGAAGAAAGTTTGTTGTCTGCCAGACCGGCATACTTATAATATGGTTTTGAAAATGCTGATTGAAGTGGGACGGATTGACCGGGCAATGGAAGTTTGGGATGGTATGGGAGAGAGCAGCTTTTACCCATCTGTTACAACATACTCCGTTATGATTCATGGGCTCTGTAAGAAGAGGGGTAGGATTGAGGATGCGTGCAGATACTTTGAGATGATGGTCGATGAAGGGATACCGCCTTATCATTGCACTTGCAACTTGTTGAGGGACTGTCTCTTGCAGTCTGGATTGCGAGAGAGGGTTTACATACTTGCGGATAAAATGCAGCAAAGCACTTCGTGCTCAATCCAAGAGCTATCAGAAGCAATGATCTCATCTCCGGCTCGGCCCAAGAAAAGAGATGAGGTTTCTTCAGGATCAAATGAAGAATGA